From the bacterium genome, one window contains:
- a CDS encoding aminotransferase class III-fold pyridoxal phosphate-dependent enzyme, whose protein sequence is MAAVAACVCIHTEEYAAYLRRSFPNFRSYLTIPPRDGYLKFLREQTDKYGIVLIFDEIVNFWLDHGGTGSLFDVEPDLCVYGKGIGGGLPMGLVGGHSDIMKLFRNLPTTLRHLGS, encoded by the coding sequence GTGGCCGCGGTGGCCGCGTGTGTTTGCATTCACACGGAAGAATACGCTGCCTATCTCAGACGCTCGTTCCCCAACTTTCGGTCATATCTCACCATTCCTCCTAGAGACGGCTACCTGAAGTTCCTAAGAGAGCAAACTGACAAATACGGCATTGTTCTCATCTTCGATGAAATCGTGAACTTCTGGCTTGATCACGGGGGGACCGGATCGCTTTTTGATGTAGAGCCCGATCTATGCGTCTATGGAAAGGGCATCGGGGGCGGTCTGCCAATGGGACTGGTTGGTGGCCATAGCGATATCATGAAGCTCTTCCGGAA